Proteins encoded within one genomic window of Bombina bombina isolate aBomBom1 chromosome 1, aBomBom1.pri, whole genome shotgun sequence:
- the LOC128644876 gene encoding alpha-1-antitrypsin — protein sequence MRVLLFLCVSVALLYVVTSDHKEGHHDNDKHNHTDHEHHNGHKAHDDKHDHKHDHHKKGKHHHHHNESTESHKIAQSNYEFAYKLFRQVAADHPSENIFFSPVSISTAFAMLSLGARSQTHHQIIEGLNFNISEISEQEIHAGFQNLLHILNEPDSELQLNSGNALFISKNWKLLQKFLEDVKNFYEAEAFSTDFHNSEEAKSQINSYVEKKTNGKIVDLLSSVDPEAAVVLINYIYFRGKWQNPFQEESTKEGDFHVDEKTVLKVPMMFRNGRYRVVHDRDLGCHVVEIPYKGNASAWFILPDEGKFKAVEEALGKPTSKKWLNDFSSWLIKLWIPKFSISTTLDLVPEFKKLGVTDLFSDEADLSGITGESTLKVSKAVHRAELSVDERGTEAAGATVVEAVPLMLPPSIKFNKPFFLTIYHIPTRSLSFLGKIVNPLK from the exons ATGAGGGTCCTCCTCTTTCTATGTGTGAGTGTGGCTCTACTTTATGTGGTCACCAGTGATCACAAGGAAGGACACCATGATAATGATAAGCATAACCACACGGATCATGAGCATCATAATGGCCACAAGGCCCATGATGATAAACATGACCACAAACATGACCACCACAAAAAAGGAAAGCACCATCACCATCACAATGAATCAACAGAAAGCCACAAAATAGCACAAAGCAATTATGAATTTGCATACAAGCTCTTCAGACAGGTAGCTGCAGATCATCCATCTGAAAACATTTTCTTCTCCCCGGTGAGTATTTCCACTGCATTTGCTATGCTGTCCTTGGGTGCCAGGTCTCAGACCCACCATCAGATCATCGAAGGTCTGAACTTCAATATCTCAGAGATATCAGAACAAGAGATCCATGCAGGCTTCCAGAATCTCCTACACATCTTAAATGAACCTGACAGCGAATTGCAGCTCAACAGTGGAAACGCTCTATTTATAAGCAAAAACTGGAAGCTACTCCAGAAGTTCTTAGAAGATGTCAAGAATTTCTATGAGGCAGAGGCATTTTCTACTGATTTCCACAATTCTGAAGAGGCAAAATCTCAGATCAACAGTTATGTGGAAAAGAAAACAAATGGGAAAATTGTTGATTTGCTGAGCAGTGTTGACCCAGAAGCCGCAgtagttcttataaattatatttacttcAGAG GAAAATGGCAAAACCCTTTTCAGGAAGAATCAACAAAAGAAGGTGATTTCCATGTTGATGAGAAAACTGTTCTGAAGGTTCCAATGATGTTCAGAAATGGCCGCTACAGGGTAGTACATGACAGGGATCTTGGTTGTCATGTGGTAGAAATACCATACAAAGGAAATGCCTCGGCATGGTTTATTCTGCCAGATGAAGGAAAATTTAAAGCAGTGGAAGAAGCTCTTGGGAAACCCACCTCAAAAAAATGGCTAAATGATTTTAGTAGCTG GTTAATAAAGTTATGGATCCCCAAATTTTCTATTTCTACCACGCTTGACCTTGTACCTGAGTTTAAAAAATTGGGTGTTACAGATCTATTTTCTGATGAAGCTGATCTCTCTGGTATTACAGGAGAATCAACCCTTAAAGTCTCCAAG gCTGTTCATAGGGCTGAACTAAGTGTTGATGAAAGAGGGACAGAAGCTGCAGGTGCAACAGTTGTGGAAGCTGTACCCTTGATGCTTCCACCATCCATCAAATTCAACAAACCTTTCTTTTTAACTATTTACCATATACCAACCAGAAGTTTATCTTTTCTTGGAAAGATTGTCAACCCCCTGAAATAG